The sequence GCTTGCTACTGCAAGCTATTCACCACGGCATAAGTTAATGTCGCATGAAGCTGTCAATCTCCATCCGCTGTTCGCCTCGAAAAGTAATATTGGTCCACTGATCAGACGGTACGAATCATTCATCATTAAGTACACCTCTCCAAAGGTGGCAGCGGATGGACCAGCTTGGCCCTTCGATTTCTCCCGGTACTCGCGAGCCCATTTCCTGAATAGAAAAGGCAATTCCGAATCCAAACGCAAAGGGACAAAcccaactttcttttctttgccggGGGAGGGTGCATGTCGGTCTCTCGTCGGATCTCAACGCCACCATTCCGGACTCCAAACCCCCTCGATAAACCCTATTTTGTAAACCTACTTCAAGTCCGTTTCTTCTCTCGTGCAAGAGGGGTATTCTGGGGAGAGGATGGTAGAAGAGATTTtattggaggaggaagagagggagcaTTTTGGGAAGATTCGCAGGAAATTTAGCGCTGGCCAGCTTAGCTTCTTCATGGCGCGAGAACTCCTCCTGATCCCTCAGCTGTTCCTTTTGCTTTTCGCTGGTAAGTAGGCTCCACTCTCTCTTTGCTTCGTTCTATGTTTGTTCTTTAATTTCTTGCAATTGAAAAGGTACCCATAAATTTCtgtcagctttttttttttcagtgatcaaaaagtttgaatttttagtgtcatcttttcttgattggatATTTCATTACCATTTCCTTTAGAAAGCATTGAGTGTACTACGAAGCGAGcactcatcaagcaatgcactTCCTTTTTTCTCTTATGGGTTTTGCAGCATTTAGCCTCCGTACAATTCCATCTTGCGTGACTTTTCTTGATCAGATAACTTACAAGCATTTCTCATATAACCATTTAGTATGTCAAGAACTACTAGTGCTCATCAGGGGTCggtcatcaagcaatgcatctGAGCATTTCATTTCTTTGTAGAAGATTCCATAGTTTCTTACTCTTATTTCATTTCATGAGTTTCGAGGGCATGGATAATCTGAGAATTCCAACTCCTGCGACAGGACTCTGCAGCGGGAGCAAAATCGGCGTCTGCTATGGCCGGAATGCCGATGACCTCCCGTCGCCTGACAAAGTTGCACAACTGGTCAAGCTTCACTCGATCAAGTATGTTAGAATCTATGACTCCAACATCCAGGTCATCAAGGCCTTTGCCAACACCGGCGTGGAGCTCATGATTGGGGTCCCGAACTCCGACTTGCTTGCCTTCTCTCAGTACCAGTCCAATGTCGACACTTGGCTTAAGAACAGCATCCTTCCCTACTACCCGGCGACCAAGATCACATACATTACAGTAGGCGCTGAGGTTACTGAAAGCCCCGTCAATGTCTCTTCACTTGTCGTGCCGGCCATGGTTCATGTTCAAACTGCTCTGAAGAAGGCTGGGTTGCATAAAAGGATCAAAGTGTCGAGTACTCATTCGCTTGGAGTTTTGTCGAGATCCTTTCCACCATCTGCCGGGGCTTTCAACAGCAGCTATGCTTTCTTTTTGAAACCAATGCTGGAGTTTCTTGTGGAAAACCAATCCCCATTCATGGTGGATCTCTATCCTTACTATGCTTATAGAGCTTCGCCGACAAATGTCTCTTTGAATTACGTACTGTTCTCATCGTCATCTTCGGATGTCATCGATCCAAATACTGGTTTGGTTTACACCAGCATGTTCGACGCTCAGCTGGATGCTGTCTTTTTCGCGCTCATGGCTCTAAATTTCAGGACTCTGAAGGTTATGGTTACTGAATCAGGGTGGCCTAACAAGGGCTCTGCCAAAGAAACTGCTGCAACTCCAGATGATGCTCAGACTTACAACACCAATCTTATTCGCCATGTCATCAATGATACAGGAACTCCGGCAAAGCCGGGGGAGGAGATCGATGTCTATATATTTTCACTGTTCAATGAGAATAGGAAGCCTGGGCTGGAATCAGAGAGGAATTGGGGGCTGTTCTACCCTGACCGAACTAGTGTTTATAGTCTCGACTTGACTGGCAGAGGGAATGTGGATGGCATTACAGGGGCAAACATTACAAGTTCTAATGGGACTTGGTGCGTTGCTTCAAGCAATGCTTCAGAACTGGATCTACAAAATGCCTTGAATTGGGCTTGCGGTTCTGGCAATGTCGATTGTTCGGCGATTCAGCCTAGCCAGCCTTGTTATCAACCGGATACTTTGGCTTCTCATGCGTCATATGCTTTTAATAGCTATTATCAGCAGAATGGGGCTACTGATGTTGCTTGTAGCTTTGGAGGTGCAGGGCTAAGGACAAGAAAAGATCCAAGTAAGCATGCCCATCTTATCACATCCTGATCAAAATATGAAATAATAGAAGTATCTTTGTTCCAAGTGTTTGATGCAACTTACGGATTTTTCTCTAATTCATACAACTATCCTTCTCCCATTTCATGTCATTTTGCATCTCACCTCCAGCATGGATGGATAAGTCTGATTTTGTTTTCCTACCAGTAGAATAACCCTCATTCTATAATAAATTAACTATAATATTAAATACCTGTATATTAGTGATTTCTATTATCAGAAATATCCTAAACATTCCATAATTGGTGGATGTGCGATACAAAATTGTGCCATGATATGGAGTAATGCTAATGGTGTAAAACTTAGGAAACATAAATGCCATTCTCGATCCCCCGTTATAGGATGTCTGCTATGTGATCCAACAACCTATAACACAATGACAAAGTTTGTAATGATGCGAGAACACCGCGTAGCTTGTACATGCATATGCTGTATAATATCTACTGATGAGATTAAACTTCTATGGACAATGTATCATGCAAACGTGCTAGAACTTTGATCTGCAAACAATAAGACTTAATTGTGCAATTCAGTATTCATGACAAATTCAGCAAAATTATGAGGACATACCTTGCACATGTGTGCTGCCCATATTTATATCTGCCAGTGTCTGCTATTGTTTGGTGCCCCCTGTTCCCCACCGTCACTGATCTTGCATTATATTGATCTTGCATCAGGGCTACCATCAGAATTCAGAACCATTCCAACTGTTGTCATTATCGCTTGCCTATCATTGCCACAACAAACCACATTATGCTCGATATGATGACCTCCATATGGACACCTGATTTGGCATTTAGTCACTTCCAAGctgataccttatttcaattAGGATTTTTCGATCGTTGAGCCTCTGTATGAATTCCAATAACAAATAGTCCTGAGCCTTCAGAAACATTTACTTCTGAAACCTATTCAAAGTTCAAGATGAATCTCAAATGATCCCTTGTGTTAGGCTGTTAGCGCAATAATATGCCTTGCACGACCCATTTAGAACTTCATCCATTTCCTCAGCCACCTGGTTCGATCTTTATGACCATGAAAATGTGATAACTAGTGCCTGTTTTGTAGCTTAATGACCAGGGTATGCGTGATCTGGGCACCATGGTAGGGAGACTAGAAAGGCAGAAAAGTTGGTGGAAAGGAGAGCACCTACCTTTAGGTGGTATGGTTGCTGTTGGGTTCTCCAACCTTCCCATTAGGATGCAGATTGGAGAGGTCATAATGGCATGGATAAAGGACATCGATCACTTGGATAGGCAGGGAGAATCTCTAGAAGTCTGCTAATGGTTGAAGAGATTGGATCACTATACATCAGGACACAAGCCTGTCCTTGTTGGGAAAGTGGCTTTGGGGATTTAGGGGtcaagaagaggaagacaagATCCCTGAATGTCATGACCTTGTTAAAGATCAGGTTGattcaaagaaaagaaattgaatTGTCCCCATGTAGTTTAGGTGAATTGCAATTTTATATCACATTCTGGCATGAAAAACGTTGCCGTTTGTCAcaattcaaaaatcaaattgaaaCTCGTGGAGCATAAGTTTCTTGACAATCGCCTCATATTTAATCTCAAAAGCCACCAAATGCCTCGAAATGATATTACTAGTAATTTTTGGCCATGAATAGTTGAAgggctttttatatttttaagatGGCACGAATTCTTTTGCAATTTCTTAGATATCTCTCAGATTGACTAATACATGTGTATTGATT is a genomic window of Phoenix dactylifera cultivar Barhee BC4 chromosome 4, palm_55x_up_171113_PBpolish2nd_filt_p, whole genome shotgun sequence containing:
- the LOC103714346 gene encoding glucan endo-1,3-beta-glucosidase 13-like → MVEEILLEEEEREHFGKIRRKFSAGQLSFFMARELLLIPQLFLLLFAGLCSGSKIGVCYGRNADDLPSPDKVAQLVKLHSIKYVRIYDSNIQVIKAFANTGVELMIGVPNSDLLAFSQYQSNVDTWLKNSILPYYPATKITYITVGAEVTESPVNVSSLVVPAMVHVQTALKKAGLHKRIKVSSTHSLGVLSRSFPPSAGAFNSSYAFFLKPMLEFLVENQSPFMVDLYPYYAYRASPTNVSLNYVLFSSSSSDVIDPNTGLVYTSMFDAQLDAVFFALMALNFRTLKVMVTESGWPNKGSAKETAATPDDAQTYNTNLIRHVINDTGTPAKPGEEIDVYIFSLFNENRKPGLESERNWGLFYPDRTSVYSLDLTGRGNVDGITGANITSSNGTWCVASSNASELDLQNALNWACGSGNVDCSAIQPSQPCYQPDTLASHASYAFNSYYQQNGATDVACSFGGAGLRTRKDPSYDNCIYATSGKLSSGNSTTSAVSSRAQGGIQKKLMEVLLFMLLLSFAPVLGIA